In Paenibacillus sp. G2S3, a single window of DNA contains:
- a CDS encoding beta-mannanase produces the protein MRYAEDNASALVITDVTSQVDDRFCTLRWRWPDGVQAVYIHKTSAEEASRGTGDIPPVGMKLYTREEYKSNNGYRDRLDEIGLVSYTIFARLAENGETLLVKQSNGANHVVVSAGKARIYYSIQQKRGLFGKQKTVHMAITAEVPVARDVLCYVKKRGGHPAGKEDGILFPFVQDFAPGRNVLPPIEIGKEDFVRIFFTDGPKYGLYYELVPE, from the coding sequence ATGAGGTACGCCGAGGATAATGCTTCCGCTCTCGTAATAACGGATGTGACATCTCAAGTGGATGACCGGTTCTGTACGCTGAGATGGCGCTGGCCGGACGGTGTGCAGGCGGTGTACATCCACAAGACCTCCGCAGAAGAGGCTTCCAGGGGAACCGGGGATATTCCACCGGTCGGAATGAAGCTCTACACTCGTGAGGAATATAAATCTAACAATGGATACCGTGACCGATTGGATGAGATCGGCCTAGTCTCCTATACCATATTTGCTCGCCTTGCTGAGAACGGAGAGACTTTGCTGGTGAAGCAAAGTAACGGTGCCAACCATGTGGTGGTCAGTGCAGGCAAAGCCAGAATCTATTATTCCATTCAACAAAAAAGAGGGTTATTTGGAAAACAAAAGACCGTACATATGGCGATTACGGCAGAAGTTCCAGTGGCTCGAGATGTCCTCTGTTATGTCAAGAAACGGGGAGGACATCCGGCAGGGAAAGAGGATGGTATTCTCTTTCCCTTCGTACAGGATTTCGCCCCTGGACGCAACGTACTCCCGCCGATTGAGATCGGCAAGGAGGATTTTGTACGCATCTTTTTCACCGATGGTCCTAAGTA